The following coding sequences are from one Gigantopelta aegis isolate Gae_Host chromosome 15, Gae_host_genome, whole genome shotgun sequence window:
- the LOC121390453 gene encoding uncharacterized protein LOC121390453, with protein MLLFIFALAICGISVKGECEEVYLAHGLWNCNSQIRDSGTTGDLNKEQCSTFSQELTCKLVVLEECVDSPKTTYYGIPLNDLRASLERQLINLNAKCARFMN; from the exons ATGCTCCTGTTTATTTTCGCTTTGGCCATTTGCG GCATCTCTGTAAAAGGGGAATGTGAAGAGGTCTATTTAGCACATGGACTCTGGAACTGCAATTCGCAAATACGGGACAGTGGGACTACGGGCGACTTGAATAAAGAACAGTGTTC GACTTTCAGCCAAGAATTGACATGTAAACTGGTTGTACTTGAGGAGTGCGTAGACTCGCCAAAGACGACGTATTACGGTATTCCACTGAACGACTTGAGAGCCTCATTGGAGAGACAACTGATAAACCTGAACGCAAAGT GTGCCCGGTTTATGAACTAA